One Mycolicibacterium sp. ND9-15 genomic window, TGTCGCGATAGCGCCCCTCGCGGCCGCAATCCGGGCAGCGTGGATCGCGGCTCACCGGAGTACAAAAGATCGTCGTACGCTCATCATCGACGGCAGCGTCGGTAATCGTCACGCCCAACTCGATCGTGCGCATGATCGTGTCGGCAACAACAGACGGCGGACAGGCAGTAGCCTTCGACAACGGGCACCTCGGTGGTGTTGATGAAGCTCGGTGTAGGAACCCGCATCGTCACCCACCGAGGCCCCACCTCAGCTCACCGACACGACACCTTTCCCGTCACCCGCCAACCAATCGTGCACTCTCATTCACGAAGAGCCGCTAACCGCCGCTGAGCTTCTCCCGCAACCGCCGGTTCACCGGTGCGGGCAGCAGTTCGGAGACATCGCCCCCGAGCGTCGCAACCTCCTTGGCCAACGACGACGACACGAACGAGTATCGCGGTGTGGTGGCCACGAAGAAGGTGTCGACACCGGCGATGTGCTTGTTCATCTGCGCCATCTGCAGCTCGTATTCGAAGTCGGTACCGGTGCGCAAGCCCTTGACGATCGCGGTCAACCCGCGCTGCCGGACGAAGTCGACGACCAGCCCCTGCCCCGACTCGACGCGCAGGTTCGGCAGATGTTCGGTGGATTCCTCGATCATCGCGATGCGCTCCTCGAGGTTGAACATGCCCTTCTTGTTCGGGTTGATCAGTATGGCGATCACCAACTCGTCGAACTGCGCGGCCGCGCGCTCGAAGATGTCGATGTGACCGAGAGTCACCGGGTCGAAGGAGCCCGGGCAAACCGCGCCGCTCATGAGCGATGACGCTAGCAGGGGAGCCGCGGCGCCTCGGCAAGCTCGAGGCGGGTGTCGCCATAGGTGCGCGCAGGCCACACCTGCCAGCCTGGCGGCCAGTTCAGCGGCGGCCCGGTCACCGCACGCTCGACTACGACGACGGTCCCCGCCCGGGCCCAACCCCGTTCGGTCAGCAGGAACAGCATCGATTCGACCTCGTCGGCCTCGACGTCGTAGGGCGGGTCGGCGAAGACCAGGTCCATCGCCCGTTGAGATCCGGCGGCCAGGACCGCGGCGACGGCGCCTCGCCGCACCGAAGCGCCCGTCACACCGAGTGCGCCGATGTTGTCGGCGATGACGCCGGCCGCGCGCCGGTCGGCCTCCACGAACGTCGCCTCCGCGGCCCCGCGGGACAGCGCCTCCAGGCCGAGCGCGCCCGACCCCGCATACAGATCGAGCACGGCGGCGCCGGTGAACTCGACCCGCGCCGCCAGCACGTTGAACAACGCCTCCCGTACCCGGTCGGTGGTGGGTCGCGTACCACTCCCGGATCGGTTCTGCGGCACGGTGATTCGACGACCGCCCAGCGCGCCGGCGATGATGCGGGTCAGCTGACCACCACCAGCAGGTCGCCGCCTTCGACCTGTGCCGTGGCCGAGACCGCGACCCGATCCACCTTGCCGGCCTTCGGCGCGGTGATCGCGGCCTCCATCTTCATCGCCTCGATCGTGGCGACGGTCTGACCGCCCTGGACCGCGTCGCCGGCGGCGACGCTGACGGTGACGACGCCGGCGAACGGCGCGGCGATGTGGTCGGGATTGGTCTTGTCGGCCTTCTCGGCGGCAGGAACGTCACTGGCGACGCTGCGGTCACGCACCAGCACCGGACGAAGCTGACCGTTGAGGATGCACATCACCGTGCGCATGCCGCGCTCATCGGGATCGGAGATGGCCTCGAGCCCGATCAGCAGTTCGACACCGCGTTCCAGCTGGACCCGATGCTCCTCGCCGCTGCGCAGTCCGTAGAAGAACTGGTTGGCCGACAGGCTCGAGGTGTCGCCGTACTGTTCGCGGTGCGCCTCGAGTTCCTTTGTCGGACCGGGGAACAGCAACCGGTTCAGCGCAGCCTGGCGTTCGGGCCCGGAGTGGGCGAGCGCCGCTTCGTCTTCCTCGCTGAGTTCCTGCTGCGGCTTGGCCGGCGCACGGCCCGCCAGTGCCTTGGTGCGCAGCGGCTCGGGCCAGCCCCCGGGCGGGTCGCCGAGCTCGCCGCGCAGGAACCCGATCACCGAATCGGGAATGTCGAAACGCGCCGGGTCCGAGGCGAACTCGTCGGCGGTGATTCCCGCGCCGAGCAGGGCCAGCGCCAAGTCCCCCACCACCTTCGACGACGGCGTCACCTTGACCAGTCGACCGAGTACCCAGTCGGCGGCAGCGTAGTTGGCTTCGATCTCCTCGAAGCGGTCGCCGAACCCGAGCGCGATCGCCTGCTGGCGCAGGTTCGACAGCTGCCCGCCGGGGATCTCGTGGCGGTACACCCGCCCAGTCGGGGCGGGCGGGCCCGATGTCACGACATCGAAGGGCGCGTAGACCTTTCGCAGCGCCTCCCAGTACGGTTCGAGCTCGCAGACGGCCGACAAGGACAGCCCGGTGTCGTAGTCGGTGTGCGCGCTGGCGGCGACGATCGAGCTCAGTGCGGGCTGGCTGGTGGTGCCGGCCAGCGGCGCCGCCGCCCCGTCGACCGCGCTGGCGCCCGCCTGCCAGGCCGCCAGATACGTCGCGAGTTGCCCGCCCGGGGTGTCGTGGGTGTGCACGTGGACGGGCAGATCGAATCGGGAGCGCAGCGCCGTGATCAACCGGCGCGCGGCCTGGGGCCGTAGCAGCCCGGCCATGTCCTTGATCCCCAGCACGTGCGCGCCCGCGTCGACGATCTGCTCGGCCAACTTCAGGTAGTAGTCCAACGTGTAGAGGTTCTCGCCGGGGTCGGACAGGTCGCCGGTGTAGCTCATCGCGACTTCGGCCACCGCCGTGCCGGTTTCGCGGACCGCGTCGATAGCCGGGCGCATGGACTCGACGTTGTTGAGCGCGTCGAAGATCCGGTAGATGTCGATGCCGGTCGCCGTCGCCTCGGCGACGAACGCGTCGGTCACGGTCTCCGGATAGGGGGTGTAGCCGACGGTGTTGCGGCCCCGAAGGAGCATCTGCAGGCAGATGTTGGGCACCGTCTCGCGCAGCGCGGCCAGCCGCTCCCACGGGTCTTCCTTCAGAAACCGAAGCGCCACATCGTAAGTCGCCCCGCCCCAGCATTCCAGGGAGAGCAGCTGTGGCGTCATCCGCGCTATGTAAGGCGCCACCATCAACAGCCCCGTCGTGCGCACACGGGTGGCCAGCAGCGACTGGTGGGCGTCACGGAAGGTCGTGTCGGTGACGGCCACTGGTTTGGTGTCGCGCAGCCAGCGGGCGAACCCCTCGGGACCGAGTTCGACCAGCAGTTGCTTGCTGCCGTTCGGCGGCGCCGCGTCGAGGTCGATGTCGGGCAGCTTGTCCTGCGGATAGACCGACGCGGTGCGGGGGCCGTGCGGCTGGTTGACCGTCACCTCGGCCAGGTAGTTGAGGATCTTGGTGCCCCGGTCGGCCGGGGTCCGCGCGGTCAGCAGGTACGGGCGTTCGTCGATGAACGACGTGCTGATCCGTCCGGCGCGGAAGTCGGCGTCGTTCACGACGGCCTGAAGGAACGGGATGTTCGTCGATACGCCGCGGATCCGGAACTCCGCCAGCGCCCGGCGTGACCGCGCGACGGCCGCACCGAAGTCGCGTCCCCGGCACGTCAACTTGACCAGCATCGAGTCGAAGTGTGCGCTGACCTCCGCGCCCAGATGCGTGCCGCCGTCCAACCGGATGCCGGCACCGCCCGGCGTGCGGTACCCCGTGATGCGGCCGGTGTCCGGGCGGAAACCGTTGGCCGGATCTTCGGTGGTGATGCGGCATTGCATGGCAGCACCGTGCACGGTCAGCGTGTCCTGACTCAGCCCCAGGCTCTCCAGCGTCTCCCCGTCGGCGATCCGCAACTGGCTCGACACCAGGTCGACGTCCGTGATCTCCTCGGTGACGGTGTGCTCGACCTGGATGCGAGGGTTGCATTCGATGAACACGTAGTGACCGCGCTCGTCGAGCAAAAATTCGACGGTGCCTGCGAATGTGTAGTCGATCTCCTGGGCCAGGGCCACCGCATCCGCGCAGATCCGTTGCCGCAGTTCGCCGGACAGGTTCGGCGCGGGCGCCAACTCGATGACCTTCTGGTGCCGGCGCTGCACGCTGCAGTCGCGTTCGAACAGGTGCATCACGTTGCCGTGGGTGTCGGCCAGGATCTGGACCTCGATGTGGCGGGGGTTGAGCACCGCCTGCTCGAGATACAGCGTCGGATCGCCGAATGCCGACTCGGCCTCCCGCGACGCGGCCTCGATCGCGTCGGGCAACGCCCCGATGTCGGCGACCCGCCGCATCCCCCGGCCGCCACCGCCCGACACGGCCTTGACGAACAACGGGAACTCCATGTCCGCCGCGACCGCCATCAACTCCTCGGCCGACGCCGACGGGGCCGACGAGTTCAGCACCGGCAGCCCTGCGGAGCGGGCCGCGCCGATCGCGCGGGTCTTGTTGCCGGTCAGCTCGAGCACTTTCGCGCCGGGCCCGACGAACGTGATCCCGGCGTCCACGCACGCCGCCGCCAGCGCCGGGTTCTCCGACAAGAAGCCATAGCCCGGATAGACCGCGTCGGCACCCGCATGCCGGGCCACTCTGATGATCTCGTCGACCGACAGGTACGCGCGGACCGGGTGGCCGGTCTCACCGATCTGATAGGACTCGTCGGCCTTCAGGCGGTGCAGGGAGTTGCGGTCTTCGTGGGCGTAGACCGCGACGGTGTCGATCCCCATCTCATAGGCGGCGCGAAAGGCGCGGATCGCGATTTCGCCGCGATTGGCGACCAGGACTTTGGAGATCACGCGCGTACTTTAACCGTTGCGCCGGGTGCTCAGACCAGCGTCGACCAGTAGCTCCAGAACCGCACGAGGATCAGCAGGACCAGTCCGGTGAACCACAACGCCACCACCGACCACCGCCATGTGTGCAGTACGCGCGCAACGGCATTCCCCTGCTGAGGCTGCAGCGCGATGGCGGCCACGACGACCAGCAGCGGGATCGTCACCGCCCACACCACCATGCAGTACGGACACAACGCGCCGATGCGGTAGAGGCTCTCGAAGATCAGCCAATGCACGAAGGCGGCACCCAGTAGGGCACCGACGGCCAATCCCGCCCAGTACCAGCGCGGCAGCTCGACCCGCGCGAGCGCCAGCACGCCGGTGACGACGACGATGGTGAACGAGACGATGCCGATCAGCGCGTTCGGGAAGCCGAGGACCGACGCCTGCTGCGTGACCATCACCGAACCGCACGACAGCACCGGGTTGAAGCTGCAGGTGGGGATGTACTCCGGATCGACCAGCAGCTCGATCTTCTCGATGGTCAACGCGATCGCCGCGGCGAGTCCCAGCACGCCCGCGATCAGAATCCAGACCGCGCTCGGACGTCCCACCGGCAGGCCCGACGGCTGGTCGGCCGCGGGCTCGGCCGGCTGGACGGTGCCGGGCGCGGCGATTGTCACGGCGCTGCCGGCGGTGTCGGATCGGCGTTGGGCGGCGGTGCGCCGGCGTCGAGCGCGGGCACCTCGCCGACGATCTTCTCGATCTCCGCGATCAGCGCATCGGGTGTGGACGGCGAGTAGTCCTGGCCGTTGATCCGGATGGTCGGCGTCGAGTTCACGCCGCTCGCTTTGGCCAGGCCCTTCACCATGTCGTTGTAGCGACCGTTGTTGATGCACGCGGGCACGTCTCCCGTCACTCCCGCCTGGCGGGCGACCTCGATGAGCCGGGCGTTGTCGGGGAACGGGCCCACACCTTCCGGGGGCTGCTGGGCGTAGAGGGCGGCGTGGAATCGCCGGAAGGCGTCGGTGTCGGCGTCGGCGACGCAGTAGGCCGCGTTCGCCGCGCGTGTCGAGTAGCCCTGCCCGGCCCGGTCGAGGATCGAGACCATGCGGTAGTCGGCGGCCACCGCGCCGCTGTCGACCAGCTTGTCGATGGTGGGGCCGAACTGTTTCTCGAAGTTGCCGCACGCGGGGCACAAGAAGTCCTCGTACATCGAGATCACGGCCTTGGGCTCCGAGGTGCCTTCCTTGGTGATCAGGTTGCCCGATGTGATCTGGATCGCCTTGGCTTCGCCCTCGCCGGGTTTGTCCTCCTTGGTCATCACGATGTACGCCACCAGCGCGATGGCGAAGATCACGACGACGGCGGTCAACCCGATCTGCACGGCCAGGTTGCGTTTGCGGTCGGCCGCCTTTAGGTCGTAACGCGGGGTCTTCTTAGGTTTCGAGGCCACGGGGTAAGAGTACCGGCGGTGTTTTCGCGCCCCGTCAGCCGCGGGCGAGATGCGCGCGCAGCGCAGAGATCATCTCCGCGACGGCGGCAGCGCTGTCACCGCCGACCGGGAACATGTTCGCGAAGGCATGGATCAACGACCCGAACTGTCGAAGGTCGACGGGCACCCCGGCGGCGCGCAGAGCCTCGGCGTACTGGTTGCCTTCGTCGCGCAGCGGGTCGAATCCGGCGGTCAGCACGAGCGCGGGCGACAGCCCGGACAGATCGTCGGCCAGCAGCGGCGAGACCCGCGGGTCGGTCGCCGACACCGGCGCGTCGGCGAGGTAATGGTCGGCGAACCAGGCAAGGTCGGCTTTGGTGAGGAAGTATCCGTCGGCGAACAAGGTCCGTGACCGTCTTTCTTCGCTGAGGTCGGTCCACGGATACATGAGCAACTGCACGACGGGCAACCGGACCCGTTCGTTACGTGCGCGCTGAGTCACCACCGCGGCGATGTTCCCGCCCGCACTGTCACCCCCGACCGCCACGCGGTCGGGGTCGGCTCCGAGTTCGGCCGCGTGGTCGAGTGCCCACCGATAGGCGGCGAAGCCGTCATCGGACGCGGCGGGCGCCTTGTGTTCGGGTGCCAACCGGTAGTCGACGGAAAGCACGTTCATCTCGCCGTCGCGGCAGATGAGGCGGCATACGTCGTCGTAGATGTCGAGGTCCCCGATCACGAAGCCGCCGCCGTGGAAGAACACCAGCAATGGGGCGCCGGCGACGGCGCTGCGGTAGTGCCTGGCCGGGATCGGCCCGTTGGCCCCGTCAACCCAGAGATTCGTCACCCCGGCGACGGGGATGTTCCGGAGGAACCCGGATGACAACTCTTCCAGTTGGGCGCGCGATGCGGCGACGTCACCGGGTCCGCTGAGCCCGTCGAACCCGATCAGCTTCTGCCCCGCCAGCATCAACTGCAGCGTGGTGTCCAGCGTGTTGCCGTCGACGGCGACCGTGCGACCCCGGAGCAACGCACGCTTGACGGCGTCGGGTAGGTGGGCCAGTGAACGCACTGTGACACTCGCCACGGCATTGACGAGGACCTCCTTGCGGCTCGGACTCCGGAAGGCTTCGGTCGGCGGACTGGCTGGCAGACTTTCGGTCATGGCGTCTCCATCGATCACGTTGAATGACGGTAATTCCATACCCCAGGTCGGGCTCGGGGTTTGGCAGACCCCGCCCGAGGACACCGAACGTGCGGCCGCGACCGCGCTCGATGCCGGGTACCGACACATCGACACGGCCGCCGCGTACGGCAACGAACGCGAGGTCGGCCAAGCGCTCGCGAACTCGGGTCTGCCGCGCAGCGACGTGTACATCACCACGAAGCTGTGGAACGCCGACCAGGGATATGACAGCACGCTGGCCGCGTTCGACAAGAGCATGCAGCGGCTGGGGCTCGACTATCTGGACCTGTACCTCATCCACTGGCCGATGCCGGCCAAGGGTGCTTTCGTCGAGACGTTCAAGGCCTTCGCGTACCTGCGTGAGCAGGGTCGCGTCCGCTCGATCGGGGTGAGCAACTTCGAGCCTGAACATCTGCGCACACTCGTCGACGCCACCGGGATCGTCCCCGCGGTCAACCAGATCGAACTGCATCCGCTGCTTCAACAGGAGGAGTTGCGGGAGGCGCACGCCCAGCTGGGCGTCGCCACCGAGGCGTGGAGTCCGCTCGGCCAGGGGTCGCTGCTGTCGAACGACACCGTCGTCGCCGTCGCCGAGGCGCACGGAAAGACACCGGCCCAGGCATTGATTAGGTGGCATATGCAGCTCGGCAATATAGTCATCCCGAAGTCGGTGACCCCCGAGAGAATCGTGAGCAACTTCGACGTGTTCGATTTCGAGCTGAGTGAGGACGACATGGCGTCCATTTCCGCGCTCGGCGACGGCACTCGGTTGGGCCCCGATCCACGAACATTCGAATTCACAGGATAGGTGCGATGACCTCGATTCCGACCGTCACGCTCAACGACGACCACCCGATGCCCGTACTCGGTCTCGGCGTAGGCGAACTGTCGGACTCCGAGACCGAACAGGCGGTGCTGTCGGCCTTGGCGGCCGGCTACCGGCTGATCGACACCGCGGCCGCCTACGACAACGAGGAGGCGGTCGGGCGGGCGATCAAGGCGTCCGGCGTGCCCCGCGAGGACATCTTCGTCACCACCAAGCTGGCCACCCCCGACCTGGGCTTCCAGTCGTCGCAGGATGCGCTCAAGGCGAGCCTCGACCGGCTGGCACTCGACTACGTCGACCTGTACCTGATCCACTGGCCGGCCGGTGAGCAGGGCAAGTACGTCGACAGCTGGGGCGGGCTGATGAAGCGCAAGGAGGTCGGCGACACCAAGTCGATCGGCGTGTGCAACTTCCATGCCGAACACCTGTCGAACATCATCGACCTGTCGTTCTTCACCCCGGCGATCAATCAGATCGAGCTGCACCCGCTGCTGAACCAGGCGGAGCTGCGCGAGATCAACGCCGGCTACGGCATCGTCACCGAGGCGTACGCCCCGTTGGGCGTCGGACGCTTGCTCGACAACGAGACGGTCGTCTCGGTGGCGCAGTCGCACGGTAAGACGCCGGCGCAGGTGTTGATCCGGTGGAGCCTGCAGCTCGGCAACGTGGTGATCCCGCGCTCCTCCTCGGCGGAGCGGATCGCGTCGAACCTCGAGGTGTTCGACTTCGAGCTCACCGACGATCAGATGGGCGTGCTCAACGGCCTCGACGACGGCACGCGGTTTCGCCCAGACCCGGAAACCTACACCGGCACCTGACCCGGCGTGCACCGGTTTGCGTTCGCCGAATGAGGTCGACGATCTGACCCAACTGCCCGGATGAGCGCGGACGAGATGATCGACCAATTGGGCTGGTTCGCAGAACTCCGAGTCACGATCTCCGGAGTCCGATCCCACCGGTGTCATGCGTGGACGCTTACCTCGACTACGCGCAGTGGGTGATGGAAGAGATCAAGCCGAAGGTGCCCTGACGCCGGTCAACCCGTCGGGCAGGTGGTTGCGGCGCCGCGCAGCACGGCGGCCGACGGCGCATCGATCGGTAGCGAGTATCCGCGTAGCACCGCGATGAACTGCATCGCGTACTGGCAGTGGAACGCCGCGTTGGGCGGCATCCAGGTCGCCGGCTCCCCATCGCCCTTATCCTGGTTGGCCGGGCCGGCCACCGCGAGCAGGTTGGCGGGATCGTTGGCGAACCGCACGCGCAACTCCTCGGGCCAGTTGCGCGCGCCGAGGTCCCAGGCGAGTGCCAGCGGCACGATGTGGTCGATCTGCACGGCCGCGCCGGTCTTCTCACCGCGCGTGAATGCGATGACGGCGTTGGTGTACGGGTCGATCAGCGTGCCGGTCGCCACCGCGCGGGGGCAGCGCTTGATCGACACGAACGTCTTGCCGTCCAGGTCGCGGTCGAGGATGTCGTTACGTGTGTCGCAGCCGTTGTGCCCACCGGGCGCGGTGGTGTCGTCGGTCCAGCTGTCGCCGAAAGCGGCTCTGCGGTAGTCGTATCCGCGGATGCGCAGGGGGATGACGGGCACTCCCGCGAGGACGTCGATGCCGGGCGCGACGGTCGGGATGTCGGCGCGCGCGATGAAGTCGCCGCGATCGTGCGAGGACACCACCGTCTGCACGGCGACCGCCACCAGAAGCGCGACGACCGCGGTCAGCCACAGCAGGTGCCTGCGCCTCATGCCTTGTCCAGGAACTCGACGCGGTCGCTGTCGACGAACGGCGCCGCCAGTGCCGCCATACCCGGGTTGGCGGGATCCTTCTCGAACAGTTTCGCGCAGAAGTCGCGAGCCTCGACGATGATGTCGAGGTGCTCGTGTAGCGACAGGAAACGCAGCGTGATCGCGCGGCCGGACTGGCTGAACCCCAACACATCTCCTTCTTGGCGCTCGTAGAGGTCCAGGTCGGCGAGCTCGAAGCCGTCCAGAGTCGACGCGACAGCGTTCAGCCGTGCCCCGGCCTTCGAGCCTTCCGGTAGTCCACTCACGAGCAGGCACAGGCTGGGATGCCGGCCGCGACCGATCCGCCCACGCAACTGGTGCAGTTGGCTGATTCCGAAGCGGTCGGCGTCCATCACAACCATCATGGTGGCGTTCGGCACGTCGACGCCGACCTCGATGACCGTGGTGCACACCAGCACATCGATCTCGCCGGCGCGGAACGAGGCCATCACGGCGTCCTTCTCCTCGGCGGGCAGCCTGCCGTGCATGAGACCGAGTCGCAGGCCGGACAAGGGCCCGCGGCTCAGCCGGTCGTACAGCTGGACGACGGTGATCGGGGGCGGGCCCCCGTTGTTGTCGCTCTTGGCTTTGTCGTTCTCGTCGATACGCGATGCGACGACGTAGACCTGTCGGCCGTCGCGCACCTCTTCGGTGATGCGTTGCCAGGCTCGGTCCAACCAGGACCGGTGCTCCTTGAGGAACACGGTGTTGGTGGTGATCGGTTGTCTGCCTCGCGGCAACTCGCGCAACGTCGAGGTCTCCAAGTCGCCGTAGTAGGTCAGTGCGACGGTGCGCGGTATCGGGGTAGCGGTCATCACCAGCAGGTGGGGCGTCATGCCCTGGGGAGCCTTGCTGCGCAGCCGGTCTCGTTGTTCGACCCCGAACCGGTGTTGCTCGTCGACGACCACCATGCCGAGGCGGTGGAACTCCACGGCGTCCTGCAGTAGCGCATGTGTGCCGATGACGATACCTGCCTCACCGCCGGCGACCTCGTCGCGCACCGCGCGCTTCTGTTGGGGCGACATCGATCCGGTCAACAACACGACACGGGTAGCGCTCTCGGCGCCGCCGAGCTGGCCGGCCATCGCCAACGGGCCGAGCACCTCGCGGATCGACCGGTCATGTTGTGCGGCAAGCACTTCGGTTGGCGCGAGCAGCGCACACTGATATCCGGCGTCCACCATCTGCAACATCGCCATGACAGACACGATGGTCTTACCGGAACCGACTTCACCCTGCAGCATGCGGTTCATCGGGCGGGTGCCGGCGAGTTCGGCGGACACGACGTCAAGCACTTCCTTCTGACCGTCCGTCAATTCGAACGGCAGGCGGTCGCGCATGGCGCCGACAAGACCGTCGTCGCGAAGCGCAACAGCGGGGCCGGACCCGCTGATCTCACTGTGGCGCCGTTCGGCCAGCG contains:
- the coaD gene encoding pantetheine-phosphate adenylyltransferase, whose amino-acid sequence is MSGAVCPGSFDPVTLGHIDIFERAAAQFDELVIAILINPNKKGMFNLEERIAMIEESTEHLPNLRVESGQGLVVDFVRQRGLTAIVKGLRTGTDFEYELQMAQMNKHIAGVDTFFVATTPRYSFVSSSLAKEVATLGGDVSELLPAPVNRRLREKLSGG
- the rsmD gene encoding 16S rRNA (guanine(966)-N(2))-methyltransferase RsmD — its product is MTRIIAGALGGRRITVPQNRSGSGTRPTTDRVREALFNVLAARVEFTGAAVLDLYAGSGALGLEALSRGAAEATFVEADRRAAGVIADNIGALGVTGASVRRGAVAAVLAAGSQRAMDLVFADPPYDVEADEVESMLFLLTERGWARAGTVVVVERAVTGPPLNWPPGWQVWPARTYGDTRLELAEAPRLPC
- a CDS encoding pyruvate carboxylase, with product MISKVLVANRGEIAIRAFRAAYEMGIDTVAVYAHEDRNSLHRLKADESYQIGETGHPVRAYLSVDEIIRVARHAGADAVYPGYGFLSENPALAAACVDAGITFVGPGAKVLELTGNKTRAIGAARSAGLPVLNSSAPSASAEELMAVAADMEFPLFVKAVSGGGGRGMRRVADIGALPDAIEAASREAESAFGDPTLYLEQAVLNPRHIEVQILADTHGNVMHLFERDCSVQRRHQKVIELAPAPNLSGELRQRICADAVALAQEIDYTFAGTVEFLLDERGHYVFIECNPRIQVEHTVTEEITDVDLVSSQLRIADGETLESLGLSQDTLTVHGAAMQCRITTEDPANGFRPDTGRITGYRTPGGAGIRLDGGTHLGAEVSAHFDSMLVKLTCRGRDFGAAVARSRRALAEFRIRGVSTNIPFLQAVVNDADFRAGRISTSFIDERPYLLTARTPADRGTKILNYLAEVTVNQPHGPRTASVYPQDKLPDIDLDAAPPNGSKQLLVELGPEGFARWLRDTKPVAVTDTTFRDAHQSLLATRVRTTGLLMVAPYIARMTPQLLSLECWGGATYDVALRFLKEDPWERLAALRETVPNICLQMLLRGRNTVGYTPYPETVTDAFVAEATATGIDIYRIFDALNNVESMRPAIDAVRETGTAVAEVAMSYTGDLSDPGENLYTLDYYLKLAEQIVDAGAHVLGIKDMAGLLRPQAARRLITALRSRFDLPVHVHTHDTPGGQLATYLAAWQAGASAVDGAAAPLAGTTSQPALSSIVAASAHTDYDTGLSLSAVCELEPYWEALRKVYAPFDVVTSGPPAPTGRVYRHEIPGGQLSNLRQQAIALGFGDRFEEIEANYAAADWVLGRLVKVTPSSKVVGDLALALLGAGITADEFASDPARFDIPDSVIGFLRGELGDPPGGWPEPLRTKALAGRAPAKPQQELSEEDEAALAHSGPERQAALNRLLFPGPTKELEAHREQYGDTSSLSANQFFYGLRSGEEHRVQLERGVELLIGLEAISDPDERGMRTVMCILNGQLRPVLVRDRSVASDVPAAEKADKTNPDHIAAPFAGVVTVSVAAGDAVQGGQTVATIEAMKMEAAITAPKAGKVDRVAVSATAQVEGGDLLVVVS
- a CDS encoding vitamin K epoxide reductase family protein, which produces MTIAAPGTVQPAEPAADQPSGLPVGRPSAVWILIAGVLGLAAAIALTIEKIELLVDPEYIPTCSFNPVLSCGSVMVTQQASVLGFPNALIGIVSFTIVVVTGVLALARVELPRWYWAGLAVGALLGAAFVHWLIFESLYRIGALCPYCMVVWAVTIPLLVVVAAIALQPQQGNAVARVLHTWRWSVVALWFTGLVLLILVRFWSYWSTLV
- a CDS encoding DsbA family protein, with translation MASKPKKTPRYDLKAADRKRNLAVQIGLTAVVVIFAIALVAYIVMTKEDKPGEGEAKAIQITSGNLITKEGTSEPKAVISMYEDFLCPACGNFEKQFGPTIDKLVDSGAVAADYRMVSILDRAGQGYSTRAANAAYCVADADTDAFRRFHAALYAQQPPEGVGPFPDNARLIEVARQAGVTGDVPACINNGRYNDMVKGLAKASGVNSTPTIRINGQDYSPSTPDALIAEIEKIVGEVPALDAGAPPPNADPTPPAAP
- a CDS encoding alpha/beta hydrolase, coding for MTESLPASPPTEAFRSPSRKEVLVNAVASVTVRSLAHLPDAVKRALLRGRTVAVDGNTLDTTLQLMLAGQKLIGFDGLSGPGDVAASRAQLEELSSGFLRNIPVAGVTNLWVDGANGPIPARHYRSAVAGAPLLVFFHGGGFVIGDLDIYDDVCRLICRDGEMNVLSVDYRLAPEHKAPAASDDGFAAYRWALDHAAELGADPDRVAVGGDSAGGNIAAVVTQRARNERVRLPVVQLLMYPWTDLSEERRSRTLFADGYFLTKADLAWFADHYLADAPVSATDPRVSPLLADDLSGLSPALVLTAGFDPLRDEGNQYAEALRAAGVPVDLRQFGSLIHAFANMFPVGGDSAAAVAEMISALRAHLARG
- a CDS encoding aldo/keto reductase, which translates into the protein MASPSITLNDGNSIPQVGLGVWQTPPEDTERAAATALDAGYRHIDTAAAYGNEREVGQALANSGLPRSDVYITTKLWNADQGYDSTLAAFDKSMQRLGLDYLDLYLIHWPMPAKGAFVETFKAFAYLREQGRVRSIGVSNFEPEHLRTLVDATGIVPAVNQIELHPLLQQEELREAHAQLGVATEAWSPLGQGSLLSNDTVVAVAEAHGKTPAQALIRWHMQLGNIVIPKSVTPERIVSNFDVFDFELSEDDMASISALGDGTRLGPDPRTFEFTG
- a CDS encoding aldo/keto reductase, yielding MTSIPTVTLNDDHPMPVLGLGVGELSDSETEQAVLSALAAGYRLIDTAAAYDNEEAVGRAIKASGVPREDIFVTTKLATPDLGFQSSQDALKASLDRLALDYVDLYLIHWPAGEQGKYVDSWGGLMKRKEVGDTKSIGVCNFHAEHLSNIIDLSFFTPAINQIELHPLLNQAELREINAGYGIVTEAYAPLGVGRLLDNETVVSVAQSHGKTPAQVLIRWSLQLGNVVIPRSSSAERIASNLEVFDFELTDDQMGVLNGLDDGTRFRPDPETYTGT
- a CDS encoding HNH endonuclease family protein, which encodes MRRRHLLWLTAVVALLVAVAVQTVVSSHDRGDFIARADIPTVAPGIDVLAGVPVIPLRIRGYDYRRAAFGDSWTDDTTAPGGHNGCDTRNDILDRDLDGKTFVSIKRCPRAVATGTLIDPYTNAVIAFTRGEKTGAAVQIDHIVPLALAWDLGARNWPEELRVRFANDPANLLAVAGPANQDKGDGEPATWMPPNAAFHCQYAMQFIAVLRGYSLPIDAPSAAVLRGAATTCPTG
- the recG gene encoding ATP-dependent DNA helicase RecG, giving the protein MATLTDRLDYVLGKKAADPLAEHFGILTVNDLLRHYPRKYSDQMTTGGEGEAFEEGEHVTFLDVITKAELKETNREPRREYLVVTLGNRRPKVTATFFNVKFIKHQLVERAKVLLSGEIGYFRGTLQLTHPAFLILHGSGRMKGSKSLKAIAEASGATGEDLLAAFERDFFPIYPANKKVQTWEIYGCVRQVLDVLDPIPEPLPESLLRQHRLITEDQALRAIHTAEKAAERDAAIARLTYDEALGLQWALAERRHSEISGSGPAVALRDDGLVGAMRDRLPFELTDGQKEVLDVVSAELAGTRPMNRMLQGEVGSGKTIVSVMAMLQMVDAGYQCALLAPTEVLAAQHDRSIREVLGPLAMAGQLGGAESATRVVLLTGSMSPQQKRAVRDEVAGGEAGIVIGTHALLQDAVEFHRLGMVVVDEQHRFGVEQRDRLRSKAPQGMTPHLLVMTATPIPRTVALTYYGDLETSTLRELPRGRQPITTNTVFLKEHRSWLDRAWQRITEEVRDGRQVYVVASRIDENDKAKSDNNGGPPPITVVQLYDRLSRGPLSGLRLGLMHGRLPAEEKDAVMASFRAGEIDVLVCTTVIEVGVDVPNATMMVVMDADRFGISQLHQLRGRIGRGRHPSLCLLVSGLPEGSKAGARLNAVASTLDGFELADLDLYERQEGDVLGFSQSGRAITLRFLSLHEHLDIIVEARDFCAKLFEKDPANPGMAALAAPFVDSDRVEFLDKA